The Streptomyces europaeiscabiei genome window below encodes:
- a CDS encoding FG-GAP-like repeat-containing protein encodes MRTRSFLLAAGLLASGLAPLALAAPAGAAVAKYADDYNGDGYHDLAVGAPGTSVGSASAAGAVVVLYGSKSGASAANRSVITQNTSGVAGSAEWQDHFGASLASADFNKDGYADLAVGATGEGVGVDSYVGQVTILWGGKKGLAGGTALPQPATIAAEHSYSQGLAAADFNGDGSPDLTVTGEWQTRIYNGPFKKTTGNAASASYVGTVGATRDVGAGDLTGDKAAERVYPYPTTAHPGGEVRYHTYNGKKTVVVDMPKAEGNRRVTIGDINGDGYGDLVLANPGDPALQDGAGHLGGQVEIWYGGKGGPDLTQTPTVINQDTPGVPGKGEETDFFGGSLSLGDINGDKYADLAVGAQYEGLNGKRWVGTVTVLYGSAAGLTTKGAATYSQDTAGVPGTAETEDGFGSAVRLIDLDKNGKAELVTSAPGENARGALLVLKGTASGLTTKGAKSITAANVGLKETGYSFGTQLAQ; translated from the coding sequence TTGCGCACTCGTTCCTTCCTCCTGGCCGCAGGCCTCCTCGCCTCCGGTCTGGCCCCGCTCGCCCTGGCCGCACCCGCCGGCGCGGCGGTCGCCAAGTACGCGGACGACTACAACGGCGACGGCTACCACGACCTCGCGGTGGGTGCGCCAGGCACCAGCGTCGGCAGCGCGTCGGCGGCCGGCGCGGTGGTCGTGCTCTACGGCTCGAAGTCGGGCGCCTCGGCCGCCAACCGGAGCGTGATCACGCAGAACACGAGCGGAGTCGCCGGTTCGGCCGAGTGGCAGGACCATTTCGGCGCCAGTCTCGCCTCCGCCGACTTCAACAAGGACGGCTACGCGGACCTCGCCGTCGGTGCGACCGGTGAGGGCGTCGGCGTCGATTCGTACGTGGGCCAGGTCACCATCCTGTGGGGCGGCAAGAAGGGCCTGGCCGGCGGCACCGCGCTGCCACAGCCGGCCACGATCGCCGCTGAGCACTCTTACAGCCAGGGCCTCGCGGCGGCCGACTTCAACGGCGACGGCTCGCCCGACCTCACGGTCACCGGCGAGTGGCAGACCCGGATCTACAACGGTCCGTTCAAGAAGACCACCGGCAACGCGGCGAGCGCGAGCTACGTCGGCACCGTCGGCGCCACGCGCGACGTCGGCGCGGGCGACCTCACCGGGGACAAGGCCGCCGAGCGCGTCTACCCGTACCCGACGACCGCCCACCCCGGCGGCGAGGTCAGGTATCACACGTACAACGGCAAGAAGACCGTCGTGGTCGACATGCCGAAGGCCGAGGGCAACCGCCGCGTCACCATCGGCGACATCAACGGCGACGGCTACGGCGACCTCGTCCTCGCCAACCCCGGGGACCCGGCGCTCCAGGACGGTGCCGGTCACCTGGGCGGCCAGGTGGAGATCTGGTACGGCGGCAAGGGCGGCCCCGACCTCACCCAGACCCCGACGGTCATCAACCAGGACACCCCCGGTGTCCCGGGCAAGGGCGAGGAGACCGACTTCTTCGGCGGCTCGCTCTCCCTCGGCGACATCAACGGCGACAAGTACGCCGACCTCGCGGTCGGCGCGCAGTACGAGGGCCTGAACGGCAAGCGGTGGGTCGGCACGGTCACCGTCCTGTACGGCTCGGCCGCCGGTCTGACCACCAAGGGCGCCGCGACCTACAGCCAGGACACCGCGGGCGTCCCCGGCACCGCCGAGACCGAGGACGGCTTCGGCAGCGCCGTCCGTCTGATCGACCTCGACAAGAACGGCAAGGCCGAACTGGTCACCTCGGCCCCCGGCGAGAACGCCAGGGGCGCGCTCCTCGTCCTCAAGGGCACGGCCTCCGGCCTGACCACGAAGGGCGCGAAGAGCATCACGGCGGCGAACGTCGGGCTCAAGGAGACCGGGTACAGCTTCGGCACGCAGCTCGCCCAGTAG
- a CDS encoding FG-GAP and VCBS repeat-containing protein — MRFRSATMAATLVAATVTPLALSLSVGPAAAAAAKYADDFNGDGYRDNAVFSYGTETRFSKGGGVLVTFGHANGPGRKTQFIDQASAGVPGADETDDYFGEVRTAADFNKDGYGDLAVSANGENVGTYKDNGTVTILWGGKEGLSGGTTVPFKGPKGVSGEARDFATGDFNGDGSQDLALVRDGKTYVYRGAIAKSGVKGSVTVLDKDGAGFYSTALISGKVNKDGRTDLVIIGDVVTDTTLASDAWFISGGKTKLYPGKTLRLESIRSNGGQAERGGDGVIDDFDKDGYGDIAIGTPVYDKTKGRVTVWYGASAGPSESARFTQSTSGIADTPESYDAFGDSITAGDVNGDGYRDLAVAAPGESLSGKGEAGAIHVLYGGKSGLTAKGSQFLTRNTAGMPGDLAAGDYFGHTIRLRDTNRDGKADLYVLGENGSMVLRGSSRGVTTADSMAVDGDAVRGMLQ; from the coding sequence ATGCGATTCCGTAGCGCCACGATGGCCGCGACGCTCGTGGCGGCGACCGTGACCCCCCTCGCTCTCTCCCTCTCCGTCGGCCCGGCCGCCGCCGCGGCCGCCAAGTACGCGGACGACTTCAACGGCGACGGCTACCGCGACAACGCGGTCTTCTCGTACGGCACCGAGACCCGCTTCAGCAAGGGCGGCGGCGTCCTCGTCACGTTCGGCCACGCGAACGGCCCGGGCAGGAAGACCCAGTTCATCGACCAGGCGAGCGCGGGCGTGCCCGGGGCCGACGAGACGGACGACTACTTCGGCGAGGTCCGCACGGCGGCCGACTTCAACAAGGACGGCTACGGCGACCTCGCGGTCTCCGCCAACGGCGAGAACGTCGGCACGTACAAGGACAACGGCACGGTCACCATCCTCTGGGGCGGCAAGGAGGGCCTGTCCGGCGGCACGACCGTCCCGTTCAAGGGCCCGAAGGGCGTCTCCGGCGAGGCCCGCGACTTCGCCACCGGCGACTTCAACGGCGACGGCAGCCAGGACCTGGCCCTCGTCCGCGACGGCAAGACGTACGTCTACCGGGGCGCGATCGCCAAGTCGGGGGTGAAGGGCTCGGTCACGGTCCTGGACAAGGACGGCGCGGGCTTCTACTCCACCGCGCTGATCTCCGGCAAGGTGAACAAGGACGGCAGGACCGACCTCGTCATCATCGGCGACGTCGTCACCGACACCACCCTCGCCTCCGACGCCTGGTTCATCTCCGGCGGCAAGACCAAGCTCTACCCCGGCAAGACCCTCCGCCTCGAATCCATCAGGTCCAACGGCGGCCAGGCCGAACGCGGCGGCGACGGCGTCATCGACGACTTCGACAAGGACGGCTACGGCGACATCGCCATCGGCACACCGGTCTACGACAAGACCAAGGGCCGCGTGACGGTCTGGTACGGCGCGTCCGCGGGCCCGTCCGAGTCGGCCCGCTTCACCCAGTCCACGTCCGGCATCGCCGACACCCCGGAGTCGTACGACGCCTTCGGCGACTCGATCACCGCCGGTGACGTGAACGGCGACGGCTACCGTGACCTCGCGGTGGCCGCGCCGGGCGAGAGCCTGAGCGGCAAGGGCGAGGCGGGCGCGATCCACGTCCTCTACGGCGGCAAGTCGGGCCTGACGGCCAAGGGTTCCCAGTTCCTCACCCGCAACACTGCAGGCATGCCGGGCGACTTGGCGGCCGGCGACTACTTCGGCCACACGATCCGCCTCCGCGACACCAACCGCGACGGCAAGGCCGACCTGTACGTGCTGGGGGAGAACGGTTCGATGGTCCTGCGAGGTTCGTCGAGGGGCGTCACGACCGCCGACTCGATGGCGGTGGACGGCGACGCGGTCCGGGGGATGCTTCAGTAA
- a CDS encoding DUF397 domain-containing protein, translated as MAAGPEAVHLRESEEPGQGVVHTTPAGLAALIRAPRY; from the coding sequence ATCGCCGCCGGCCCGGAAGCAGTGCACCTCCGCGAAAGCGAAGAGCCCGGCCAGGGGGTCGTCCACACAACCCCCGCCGGGCTCGCCGCCCTCATTCGCGCCCCGCGTTACTGA
- a CDS encoding FG-GAP repeat protein, translating to MRTRSFLLAATLTTGLLTALPGTASAAPSGLSGDFNGDGHRDLAIAASIAKVSGKTGAGYVAVVYGTAKGLDTAKRQIISQATAGVPGAPQSSGYFGDRLTTGDLDDDGYTDLIVGAHGRTLGSSGDSGALTVLWGGASGLKTATDITSPLPENRNELGWSVATGDFDGDGDTDLAAANLASPELNVFKGPISRTGKATGLVGVDTYGQTGINTDRIVAGDVTGDGTTDLLVMGQQEIKNGYRTRSVLYKGSASGLKAGAKVAGGYDAVIADVNKDGRGDIVTGNFMEKSTDEPNGGLGGAITITYGSATGLSSRTPVRINQDTAGVPGTATRNDRFGWSLSAGDVNRDGYTDISVGVPQKSVGSAKNAGAVVVLRGSKSGLTGSGAKSFSQNTSGVPGTAESYDFFGAAVRLTDSNLDGFAELVVGAYGENSSDGAVWLLKSGSSGVTGTGAKSFNGKTLGGPSGDAYFGEVLGG from the coding sequence TTGCGTACTCGCTCCTTCCTCCTGGCCGCCACCCTCACCACCGGCCTCCTCACCGCGCTGCCGGGCACCGCCTCGGCAGCCCCCTCCGGCCTCTCCGGCGACTTCAACGGCGACGGCCACCGCGACCTCGCGATCGCCGCGTCCATCGCCAAGGTCTCCGGCAAGACGGGGGCCGGTTACGTCGCGGTCGTCTACGGCACCGCGAAGGGCCTCGACACGGCCAAGCGCCAGATCATCAGCCAGGCCACGGCCGGCGTGCCCGGCGCCCCGCAGTCGTCCGGCTATTTCGGCGACCGTCTGACCACGGGCGACCTCGACGACGACGGCTACACGGACCTGATCGTGGGAGCACACGGCCGGACGCTCGGCTCGTCCGGCGACTCCGGCGCCCTCACCGTCCTGTGGGGCGGCGCGAGCGGTCTCAAGACGGCGACCGACATCACCTCGCCCCTCCCCGAGAACCGCAACGAGCTGGGCTGGTCCGTGGCCACCGGCGACTTCGACGGCGACGGCGACACCGACCTGGCCGCCGCCAACCTCGCGTCCCCCGAGCTGAACGTCTTCAAGGGCCCGATCTCCCGCACCGGCAAGGCCACGGGGCTCGTCGGCGTCGACACGTACGGGCAGACCGGCATCAACACCGACAGGATCGTCGCGGGAGACGTCACCGGCGACGGTACGACGGACCTCCTGGTCATGGGCCAGCAGGAGATCAAGAACGGCTACCGCACCCGCAGCGTCCTCTACAAGGGCTCCGCCTCCGGCCTCAAGGCGGGCGCCAAGGTCGCCGGCGGTTACGACGCGGTCATCGCCGACGTGAACAAGGACGGCCGGGGCGACATCGTCACCGGCAACTTCATGGAGAAGTCGACCGACGAGCCGAACGGCGGCCTCGGCGGCGCGATCACGATCACGTACGGCAGCGCCACGGGCCTCAGCTCCCGCACCCCGGTCCGTATCAACCAGGACACCGCGGGCGTGCCCGGCACCGCGACGAGGAACGACAGGTTCGGCTGGAGCCTGTCCGCGGGAGACGTCAACCGCGACGGGTACACCGACATCTCGGTCGGCGTCCCCCAGAAGAGCGTCGGCTCGGCGAAGAACGCCGGTGCCGTCGTCGTCCTGCGCGGTTCGAAGTCCGGCCTCACCGGCAGCGGCGCCAAGTCCTTCTCCCAGAACACCTCGGGAGTCCCCGGCACCGCGGAGTCGTACGACTTCTTCGGAGCGGCCGTCCGTCTCACCGACAGCAACCTCGACGGTTTCGCGGAACTGGTCGTGGGCGCCTACGGCGAGAACTCCAGCGACGGTGCCGTCTGGCTGCTGAAGTCCGGCTCGTCCGGCGTCACGGGCACCGGCGCGAAGTCCTTCAACGGCAAGACCCTGGGCGGGCCTTCGGGCGACGCGTACTTCGGGGAGGTGCTCGGGGGCTGA